A single region of the Lotus japonicus ecotype B-129 chromosome 4, LjGifu_v1.2 genome encodes:
- the LOC130713319 gene encoding uncharacterized protein LOC130713319, translating to MEQLVNFIIRPPRAEYDPKSDLLDQEFMLKGKWFQRKDIEIKNSRGDVLQCSHYLPIVSPEGKPLPCVIYCHGNSGCRADGSEAAIILLPSNITVFTLDFSGSGISGGEHVTLGWNEKDDLKAVVNYLRDDGNVSMIGLWGRSMGAVTSLMYGAEDPSIAGMVLDSPFSDLVDLMMELVDTYKIRLPKFTVKFAIQYMKRAIQKKAKFDITDLNTIKVAKSCFVPALLGHAIDDDFIHPHHSDRIFEAYMGDKNIIKFEGDHNSPRPQFYFDSINIFFHNVLQPPEDEVGESIFDTDYFGKDVWRSVHELGYSNESSSKNKEPSTSSTIDAIKEVRSKRPMSRMEVPSDISSKDEHGENEAFSCKQEEKRGDFSPPSSSMISFDLSNGHPYGPLVPTTSDDDQYVEYQLDDLTGFPSSAEEEERMLMQAVMESLKDLEVQNPKAESSVSTVSVEPSDKDDSHTSSQEISTTVKKASSLVKHCTDSKSKTISTASEECAPLKTESNHVSVNRSQDLGSETSSDGEVLPPPPPLETSSATESSHASGSARCDSSGSLQSSSESDISHSTKATVTVVKNPASNVMDGLMRRWDFNFFRNGNNR from the exons ATAAAAAACAGTCGGGGTGATGTTCTTCAATGCAGCCATTACTTGCCTATCGTCAGTCCTGAAGGAAAGCCTCTGCCTTGTGTAATATATTGTCATGGAAACAG TGGATGTAGGGCTGATGGGAGTGAAGCTGCTATAATTTTACTTCCTTCAAATATTACAGTTTTTACTCTGGATTTCTCGGGATCTGGAATTTCTGGAGGGGAGCATGTCACTTTGGGCTGGAATGAA AAAGATGATCTGAAAGCTGTGGTCAACTATCTGCGAGATGATGGAAATGTCTCTATGATTGGCTTGTGGGGCCGCTCAATGGGAGCTGTAACGAG CCTAATGTATGGCGCTGAGGATCCTTCAATTGCAGGGATGGTTTTAGACAGTCCCTTCTCTGATTTGGTTGATTTGATGATGGAGCTTGTAGATACATATAAAATTCGTCTGCCAAAGTTCACA GTGAAGTTTGCAATCCAGTACATGAAAAGAGCAATCCAAAAGAAGGCAAAATTTGACATTACGGACCTCAATACTATTAAG GTAGCAAAATCATGTTTTGTTCCAGCTCTGCTTGGCCATGCCATTGACGATGATTTTATACATCCCCATCACTCTGATCGTATATTTGAAGCTTACATG GGAgacaaaaatataattaaatttgaggGAGATCACAATTCTCCCCGTCCTCAGTTTTACTTTGATTccataaacattttttttcacaATGTTTTGCAACCTCCAGAGGATGAGGTTGGGGAATCAATTTTTGACACCGATTACTTTGGTaag GATGTCTGGAGATCTGTGCATGAATTAGGCTACAGCAATGAATCGTCATCTAAAAACAAAG AACCATCAACTAGCAGTACAATAGATGCTATTAAGGAAGTTCGTTCAAAACGACCGATGAGTAGGATGGAG GTTCCATCGGATATTTCTTCAAAAGATGAACATGGAGAAAATGAGGCAT tttcttgcAAGCAGGAAGAGAAGCGCGGTGATTTTTCCCCACCGTCCTCATCCATGATAAGCTTTGATTTGTCAAATGGCCATCCCTATGGTCCCCTTGTTCCCACCACGTCCGATGACGATCAATATGTGGAATATCAACTTGACGATCTCACAGGCTTCCCATCTAGTGCAGAGGAGGAAGAAAGA ATGCTCATGCAAGCAGTGATGGAGTCACTGAAGGACCTGGAAGTACAAAATCCAAAGGCAGAAAGTAGTGTTAGTACTGTATCTGTAGAACCATCAGATAAAGATGACTCACATACTTCTTCCCAGGAGATTTCTACAACTGTGAAGAAAGCGTCCTCTTTAGTTAAACACTGCACAGATTCAAAATCTAAAACCATTTCCACTGCTTCAGAAGAATGTGCACCATTGAAAACTGAGTCAAATCATGTTTCAGTGAACCGTTCCCAAGATTTGGGTTCTGAGACAAGCTCAGATGGGGAAGTgctgccaccgccaccgccactgGAGACATCATCAGCAACAGAGTCCAGCCACGCAAGTGGTTCTGCACGTTGTGACAGTTCTGGTAGTTTACAAAGTTCATCAGAGAGTGACATATCACATAGTACAAAAGCCACAGTAACTGTTGTTAAGAACCCTGCAAGCAATGTCATGGATGGCTTAATGCGTCGTTgggatttcaattttttcagAAACGGTAACAACAGATGA
- the LOC130711058 gene encoding mitogen-activated protein kinase 15-like, translated as MHPDQRKKSSVDVDFFTEYGEGSRYRIEEVIGKGSYGVVCSAYDTHTGEKVAIKKINDIFEHVSDATRILREIKLLRLLRHPDIVEIKHVLLPPSRREFKDIYVVFELMESDLHQVIKANDDLTPEHYQFFLYQLLRSLKYIHTANVFHRDLKPKNILANADCKLKICDFGLARVAFNDTPTAIFWTDYVATRWYRAPELCGSFFSKYTPAIDIWGIGCIFAELLTGKPLFPGKNVVHQLDLMTDFLGTPSPEAIARIRNEKARRYLSSMRKKKPVPFSQKFPNADPLALRVLEKMLAFEPKDRPTAEEALADPYFKGLARVEREPSSQPVTKMEFEFERRRITKDDVRELIYREILEYHPNMLKEHLEGAETLGFMYPSAVDHFKKQFAYLEEHYGKGGTVTPPERQHASLPRPCVLYSDNSRQNTAEVVDDLSKCVIKEVEKPAVDRTGGVPMNKIPFHAPQNMQGVMTDRNIAARPRRAVGSALHHNKRGVTLTAAEAEQRRMIRNPSVSAAQYAASSCSYPKRNPSCKNERAEDGIEGSNGLQPKPQYIAQKVVAAAQGGAGGNWH; from the exons ATGCATCCTGATCAGAGAAAAAAG TCGTCTGTAGATGTAGACTTCTTTACAGAATATGGTGAAGGGAGTAGATACAGAATAGAGGAAGTAATTGGTAAAGGAAGCTATGGCGTTGTTTGCTCTGCATATGATACGCACACTGGGGAAAAGGTCgcaataaagaaaataaatgacATATTTGAACATGTTTCTGATGCCACCCGCATTCTTCGCGAGATCAAGCTTCTTAGACTCTTACGTCATCCTGATATTGTGGAGATCAAGCATGTTCTGTTACCTCCTTCGAGAAGGGAATTCaaagatatatatgttgttttTGAACTTATGGAATCTGATTTACATCAGGTTATTAAAGCAAATGATGATTTGACTCCAGAGCATTACCAGTTTTTTCTTTATCAGCTTCTTCGAAGTTTGAAGTATATACACACAG CAAATGTTTTTCACCGAGATCTAAAGCCAAAAAACATTTTAGCGAATGCTGACTGCAAACTGAAGATTTGTGACTTTGGTCTTGCAAGAGTAGCTTTCAACGATACACCCACTGCTATATTCTGGACA GATTATGTTGCAACAAGGTGGTACAGGGCTCCTGAGTTGTGTGGATCCTTTTTCTCCAAG TATACACCGGCTATAGACATATGGGGCATTGGATGCATTTTCGCTGAACTTTTAACTGGAAAACCTCTTTTCCCGGGGAAGAATGTTGTCCATCAATTGGATCTCATGACTGATTTTCTTGGAACCCCATCTCCTGAAGCCATTGCCAGG ATACGAAATGAGAAAGCTCGGAGATACTTGAGCAGCATGCGTAAGAAGAAACCAGTTCCTTTCTCCCAAAAATTTCCTAATGCAGATCCCCTTGCTCTTCGTGTGTTAGAAAAAATGCTGGCCTTTGAACCTAAGGATCGACCTACTGCTGAAGAG GCTCTAGCAGATCCATATTTTAAAGGCTTGGCCAGGGTTGAGAGAGAGCCTTCTTCTCAGCCAGTTACCAAGATGGAATTTGAATTTGAGAGACGCAGGATAACAAAGGATGATGTGCGAGAGCTTATTTATAGAGAGATTCTGGAGTACCATCCGAATATGTTAAAGGAACATCTAGAGGGTGCAGAGACACTGGGATTCATGTATCCAAG TGCTGTGGACCATTTCAAGAAGCAATTTGCATATCTTGAAGAGCATTATGGAAAAGGTGGAACTGTTACTCCACCTGAGAGGCAACATGCATCATTACCCAG GCCTTGTGTGTTGTATTCAGATAACTCAAGACAGAATACGGCCGAGGTTGTAGATGATCTCTCCAAGTGTGTCATCAAGGAAGTTGAGAAGCCAGCCGTAGATAGGACCGGCGGTGTCCCTATGAACAAGATTCCTTTTCATGCTCCTCAAAATATGCAAGGTGTAATGACTGATCGGA ATATTGCTGCACGGCCCAGAAGAGCTGTGGGTTCAGCATTGCATCACAACAAACGTGGAGTGACATTGACAGCAGCAGAGGCCGAGCAGCGGAGGATGATTAGAAATCCATCAGTTTCAGCCGCCCAGTATGCTGCTTCAAGCTGTTCATATCCTAAAAGAAACCCAAGCTGTAAAAATGAGAGAGCAGAAGATGGGATTGAAGGCTCTAATGGActtcagccgaagcctcagtaCATAGCACAAAAAGTTGTTGCTGCTGCTCAAGGCGGAGCTGGTGGTAATTGGCATTAA
- the LOC130715514 gene encoding 40S ribosomal protein S15a-1-like, producing MVRVSVLNDALKSMYNAEKRGKRQVMIRPSSKVIIKFLLVMQKHGYIGEFEYVDDHRAGKIVVELNGRLNKCGVISPRFDVGVKEIEGWTARLLPSRQFGYIVLTTSAGIMDHEEARRKNVGGKVLGFFY from the exons ATGGTGAGGGTTAGCGTGCTGAACGATGCTCTGAAGAGTATGTACAATGCTGAGAAAAGGGGCAAGCGTCAGGTCATGATCAGACCATCATCcaaagtcatcatcaaatttctCTTGGTTATGCAGAAGCATG GTTACATTGGGGagtttgagtatgttgatgacCACAGGGCTGGGAAAATTGTGGTTGAATTGAACGGTAGACTGAACAAGTGTGGGGTTATTAGTCCCCGTTTTGATGTTGGTGTCAAGGAGATTGAAGGTTGGACTGCTaggcttctcccttcaagacag TTTGGGTACATTGTTCTCACCACCTCTGCTGGCATCATGGATCACGAAGAGGCAAGGAGGAAGAATGTTGGTGGCAAGGTCTTGGGCTTCTTCTACTAG
- the LOC130713583 gene encoding uncharacterized protein LOC130713583 → MSGSPTIPSPSTSVVSTVRAYAIPLILLAGAMLFQLVLIPNASPPSHYDVLQIERYSSIETVQEAYNNLESKWSMKNSDAEASDIREFMKIRYAYELLTNRLWKRDYDRFGIDEQFHVLESAIKLKNISQLNLDFPLLHSPSGSVDHSSSKEISASDFGSMFPDSKPWIIQLYSSGSNRCVEFSKPWNQIASLLDGVANSGVMELGEIENENDLAVFLADRSSTGKPLFRKGLPLIVAIPPGCVSAKCFSRFDGELTVDTVTDWFATTILALPQINYYSMGTLVPNFLGKSSHHKVKVIFFSETGDRAAPFIRQAVKDYWGYASFANILWREEDSSYWLGAFGVQSAPALVFLKDPGVKPVVHHGSVNDTLFLNMMEDNKKQELPQLRSATSMELGCDPRGYSRAGFDTTIWYCAVAVGRPSLELNKLRETMCRVQEKLSVNQSLAPAVDALKRKRLTFAWLDGEKEKDYCRFYLGSTGSEHTCGQRRDMTDTPRLFVVRYMRNSSALDNRKQEMAKWKTKISLVQDLIDDSDQAGQFVAGYKGAVDDVSQINEWLTNIIQYGDSRDLPFFLLSTPKLVPDDDTEAVWSKPSPVAPLKNLKQSILGVLSGLSVYREDPRIGPTLLLGALISWGTIWLRRSQRVQPSQSNQPSQPSS, encoded by the coding sequence ATGTCTGGGTCTCCGACAATTCCATCTCCGTCAACCTCGGTGGTTTCCACCGTCAGAGCGTACGCGATTCCTCTAATTCTCCTCGCCGGCGCCATGCTCTTCCAACTCGTTCTCATTCCCAACGCCTCACCTCCTTCCCACTACGACGTTCTGCAAATCGAGAGGTACAGTTCAATCGAAACGGTGCAGGAGGCATATAACAACCTTGAATCCAAATGGTCTATGAAGAATTCGGATGCAGAAGCTTCTGATATTCGCGAGTTCATGAAGATCAGATATGCCTACGAGTTGCTCACAAACCGTTTGTGGAAAAGAGACTACGATAGATTCGGCATTGATGAACAATTCCATGTTCTTGAGAGTGCTATCAAGCTGAAAAACATTTCACAATTGAATTTGGACTTTCCTTTGCTGCATTCCCCTTCTGGGTCTGTTGATCATTCTTCTTCAAAAGAGATTTCTGCAAGTGATTTTGGGTCCATGTTTCCAGATTCAAAGCCATGGATCATTCAATTGTATTCATCCGGGAGCAATCGTtgtgttgagttttccaagccatGGAATCAAATTGCTTCCTTGTTGGATGGTGTTGCAAATTCTGGTGTAATGGAACTTGGTGAGATTGAGAATGAGAATGATTTAGCAGTTTTTCTTGCTGATAGAAGTTCAACAGGAAAGCCTCTTTTCAGAAAGGGTCTTCCATTGATTGTTGCTATTCCTCCAGGATGTGTTTCTGCAAAATGTTTCAGTAGGTTTGATGGTGAGCTTACTGTTGACACGGTCACAGATTGGTTTGCTACAACTATATTGGCTTTACCCCAAATCAACTACTACTCCATGGGGACACTTGTGCCAAATTTTCTTGGAAAATCCAGCCATCATAAGGTGAAAGTCATATTTTTTTCGGAAACTGGGGACCGTGCTGCTCCGTTTATTCGACAAGCAGTGAAAGACTATTGGGGTTATGCTTCCTTTGCAAACATTCTTTGGCGGGAAGAGGATTCTTCATACTGGTTGGGAGCTTTTGGGGTGCAATCTGCACCTGCTTTAGTCTTTCTTAAAGACCCTGGTGTGAAACCTGTTGTGCACCATGGTTCAGTTAATGATACACTTTTTCTGAATATGATGGAGGATAACAAAAAGCAAGAGCTTCCACAACTGCGGAGCGCGACATCTATGGAGCTAGGCTGCGATCCTCGCGGCTACTCTCGCGCGGGATTTGATACAACTATTTGGTACTGTGCTGTTGCGGTAGGAAGGCCAAGTTTGGAATTGAACAAGTTGCGCGAAACCATGTGCAGGGTTCAAGAAAAATTGTCTGTAAATCAATCTTTAGCTCCAGCTGTGGATGCATTGAAGAGAAAGAGGTTGACATTTGCCTGGCTTGATGGTGAAAAGGAAAAGGACTATTGTCGATTTTACCTTGGTTCTACCGGGAGCGAGCATACTTGTGGACAACGGAGGGATATGACAGATACTCCTCGCTTATTTGTTGTTCGGTACATGAGAAATAGCAGTGCTCTTGATAACAGGAAACAGGAAATGGCAAAGTGGAAAACTAAAATTTCACTGGTTCAAGATCTAATTGATGATTCTGATCAGGCAGGGCAGTTTGTAGCTGGGTACAAGGGTGCAGTTGATGATGTTTCACAGATAAACGAGTGGCTTACAAATATAATTCAATATGGTGACTCCAGAGATTTACCGTTCTTTTTACTAAGCACTCCTAAGCTTGTTCCCGATGATGACACAGAAGCTGTTTGGTCCAAACCTTCACCTGTGGCTCCTTTGAAAAATCTGAAGCAGAGTATTCTGGGTGTTCTAAGTGGACTCTCAGTATACCGTGAAGATCCAAGAATTGGTCCAACTTTGCTTCTAGGCGCATTGATCTCTTGGGGTACCATATGGTTACGGAGGAGCCAACGAGTTCAGCCGTCTCAATCAAACCAACCAAGCCAACCCAGTTCATAA
- the LOC130713320 gene encoding peptidyl-tRNA hydrolase, mitochondrial-like, with protein sequence PGFDPRQRRFEYCFYLFSISNFLEGTMNVATCSVSSFNFPRWRRFSKPLMYLSSSSSCIMSPQNSSASITTAASPTIQPKKKEPWLIVGLGNPGKKYASTRHNVGFEMVDTIAEAEGISINSVSFKALFGKGVIGDVPVILAKPQTYMNLSGESVGAIVSYYKIPVKQVLVIFDDMDLPFAKLRLLPKGGHGGHNGMKSVINHFKGNLGFPRLRIGIGRPPGKMDPVAFVLRSFTKQEREELDFTLQHGLEAVRILLLEGFDKSATFVNSSKKMEQIG encoded by the exons cccgggttcgatccccggcaacggcgttTTGAATattgtttttatctattttcCATATCCAATTTCCTCGAAGGAACCATGAACGTCGCTACTTGTTCGGTATCATCATTCAACTTCCCAAGGTGGCGCCGATTCTCAAAACCCCTCATgtatctctcttcttcttcctcctgcaTCATGTCTCCTCAGAATTCCTCAGCTTCCATAACCACCGCTGCATCACCCACCATACAGCCCAAGAAGAAGGAACCTTGGTTAATCGTTGGCCTCGGAAATCCCGGGAAGAAGTACGCTTCTACCCGCCACAAT GTGGGATTTGAGATGGTTGATACTATTGCTGAAGCTGAAGGGATATCTATCAACAGTGTTTCTTTCAAGGCCCTGTTTGGAAAAG GTGTTATTGGTGATGTACCGGTTATACTTGCAAAACCACAGACTTATATGAATTTAAGCGGTGAATCT GTTGGGGCCATAGTTTCATATTACAAGATTCCAGTGAAGCAAGTGCTCGTG atctttgatgACATGGATTTGCCTTTTGCTAAATTGCGGCTGCTACCAAAGGGTGGACATGGAGGTCACAATGG AATGAAGAGTGTTATTAATCACTTTAAAGGGAATCTTGGTTTTCCCCGTTTAAGAATTG GCATTGGACGGCCTCCTGGCAAAATGGATCCAGTGGCATTTGTTCTTCGCTCATTCACTAAACAGGAAAGAGAAGAG TTGGATTTTACATTACAACATGGATTAGAAGCTGTGCGGATTCTTTTGCTGGAGGGGTTTGATAAAAGTGCAACGTTTGTAAATAGTTCTAAGAAGATGGAGCAAATAGGTTGA